Below is a window of Spirochaetota bacterium DNA.
CAATTCGAGAGCGTGCTCTGATAGTCTCCTAGGGCAAGGATCGCATACTGACAAATCCTTTTTTGATCGTGATATTTTGTCAGCAGCTCATCAAATCTGCCAAGCGCGATCATCGCATTGGCACAGTACCAACGCTGATCGGGGTATTTGTCGACTATATCCTTGAATTTCCCCTGCATTTTCAAGGCAGCGGCACATTGTTCCCGCTGGTCAGAGTAGTCGCGAAACACCTCATCATATCGGCCAAGCCGATTCAACGCCCGAGCACAGGGATACCGCTGATCTGAATAGTTACGAAGCACTTCATCATTCCGGCCGAGCTCTGTGAGCGCTAACGCACAATGAAATCGCTGATCGGGATATTCCCTCAGCACCCTCTCGGGCTGCCCCATTTGCCTATACGCGCTTGCACACTCAATTCGCTGATCGGGATACTTATCAACAATCTCTTTCCTTCGCCCCAACGTATGAAAAGTAAAAGAGCAGACCGCTCGTTGTTCCGGATAGTATTTCAGTATATCATCATATCTCCCCAGTCGATACAAAGTCCAGGCCACTTGGTGGCGCTGATCCGGATATTTTTTAATCACATCATCATACATACCTGCCGCCTGCAGAAACTCAGCAGCCCTTCTTAAGAATGAATTATTACGGCCCGATACATGAAGTATGGATTCCCAGCGGCGTATCGCAACCCGTGCATTCTCGAACTGTGAGAAAAGCTTCTCATCACGGGCCCCTGATCTATAGCCGTTAAAGACGTTCATGTACTGTTTCGTTATCTGATACATGACGAGCTTACATGCCGGGTGATGCTGATACTTGGCGATCTGTTCGAAGATAGCATTCGCTTCATTCGTATCTCCAAGGTCAAGATGTATCTTGCCTCGTTCATACAGGGCATATGCGGCATAAAAGCTCTTCGGGTGCTTTCTTGTGTATTGCTCGAACGATCTTTCTGCTGCGTTCGCATCGCCCCCACGCAGGCGGGACATGGCGATCTGAAATTCTGCGCGTTCTGACATCTCGCCCGAATATTGTGAGGCGATACTCCCATATTCTACCGCCGCGTTGCTGTAATACCCGAGTCGATACAGCGTATCAGCAGCGATTATCGTTCCCGTTTTTTCCGGAAGCCCCATGGAATATACCCTTACCGCATGTATATCGATCACCTCGCCTTCCTTGCCCGCTATACTGACACGGTAATCACCGGCGCCGGGTATGGTATCCTGGTCATAGAATTCGATAATGCGCTTGCCATCGATATACATACGGACCGTATTCCCGTCTTTTTCCATTACAAGCGAATACCGCCGATCCAGTTTGAGATATGATCCAAGCACGGCGGTATCAAGCATTACACCGTTCTTAGTGAAATACACATCACTGGGAGTAGATGAGATATTGTACACCGCATACCGTTCTTGCGTGTTCGTATCTGCATTCTCGATAAGAAGCTGAAAAACACCGCATCGCTTGAATTGCACATCGAATACCGCCCGAAACGATCCGTGTACGGTAGCGATCGACTGCAGCTGTTCCATCCCAAGCACCCCTGAGAAACGGAACACACCATTTGACTGCATGCCGATATGTTCAATGGCATTTCGCTTGAGCGGATCGAAAGCCCTTTCTCTATTGAACACCTCATACCAGCGGTTCGTATAGTCGAGCGGACCGCCGTTGAACGTCTCCGTGAATTCATACTTCCACGTGAACGCCTCTTTCAGCCGCTCACCGTAGAAGATAAAAAGAGCAACGACACCTATCAACACCGCGGCAACGGAAGGAATGATGATGGCCTTATGCTTCTGCATCTTCTTCGACACGATATACATCACCGACGGCGGCCGGGCATGTATCGGTTCATCCGCGCGGAAACGCGCAATATCCGCACGCATCTCCTTTACGCTTTGATACCGCCTCACGGGGTCCTTCTCCAGCGCTTTGAGCACTATCGTTTCAAGGTCTTTCGGCACCTTCCCGTTGATGCTCCGGGGAGACACGACGCTTTTATCACGAAGCGATCCGATATCCGAAAGTATATTGCCGCTCGACGTGAACCACTTCTCTCCCGTAAGCACATAATAGAGTATAGCCCCGAGGGAGAATATATCTGAGCGTTCGTCCGCCTTCTTCGCAAGCTCGGCCTGTTCGGGCGCCATATAATCGATGGTGCCGACCACCTGCTGCGTCATCGTAAGGTCGCCCTCACCGCGCTCGAAACGCGCAAGCCCGAAATCCATCACCACCGGGTCGCCGTTCCTTTTTATCATAACGTTCGCGGGCTTAAGATCGCGATGAATGATGCCTTTCTCATGCGCGAACTCAACGCCCGCGCAGATGCCATCGAAAATAGCGAGCGCATGCGTGACCGGGAGGGCGCATACACTCACCCCGTCACGCGAGTCGCCGTCCGTGGCTCGCGCGAGCTGCGCCGTCCGTGGCGCATGCCCTTCCCACGGCTCGCTCTTTTTGCTCCCTACCCCCTTCCCCTCTCTCACGTCCCTGGGAGAGAGGGGAAGGGGGCTAGGGGGTTGGGGTGAGTGTCTCCCCGCCTCCACCCTGCTCACCATAGTATCGATCGTGTCCCCGTCCTTATGCGCTATCGATGAACCTGCAAGATCACCGAGCGTGACACCCGGCAATAATTCCATCGCGATATAGCTTATTCCTTCGTACTGTCCCACATCGACAACGCGGCAGACATTGCGATGATCGAGGAGCTTCATCACTTCCGCCTCGCGCATGAAACGGTGAAGCTGCTCGGATGTCGCACCTTCACCGGCGAGGAGCATCTTCACCGCGACATCATTGCCGAACATGTCGCGTGCCTTCCACACCTCGGCCATGCCGCCCTTTCCGATGCGTTCTATTAACCGATATTTACCGAACACCTTTTCCGTGCTCGCCGCTTTCTCGTCGGAAAGGAATTCCTTCACGGTGAACTTCATCGCGGATTCATCAGCCACCGACACCGCTTCTATCACCGGCAATGGATCATCGACGCCTTTCACTTTTACTGCGTAGAGATAACGGAACTGATAGAGCGGACTGTCCTTCGGGCCGATGCTCACGACAACGCCGCGTAGCTCTTCGGGGAGATCGAAAACACCTTCAGTCTTTTCGCCAAGTGATTGCACGCGCTCCCCTTCCCCTCTCTCACTTCCCTGTGAGAGAGGGGAAGGGGCCGGGGGATGGGGTGAGTGTACATTCCACCCTTCCGGCAGGTTATCCATTATCTCTTTCAGTGTCGCCTGCGTACAGATGACCTGCAGCCCCTGTGCGGCACCGCATAAACGCGCAGCGAGATTCACCGAACTTCCGAGCACGGTGTAATTCATCCTCGCTTCGCTGCCGATATTCCCCACGACCATCTCGCCGGTATTGATCCCGATGCCGCAGGCGGGCATCACTTTGCCGTGCTTG
It encodes the following:
- a CDS encoding protein kinase, whose translation is MPEELSFVVKTMMLHVSAAGTIDYANAAFVQYIGLPKEQVIGAAFDAITRLPGCEIFKGVALPGAKEKKQYNGTSADGRVFEMKAIGVGGGADITITEKTEIEQLRAYVGRYVQKGLSDLTDDEKSTFAIPERRFMSVSFTDLRGFTAMSEKMRPEEVRETINAYLEAVMKAVEDNNGTIDKIVGDEVMALFGAPRHYKDHALRAVKTALDQVRNLRALQEEYLKHGKVMPACGIGINTGEMVVGNIGSEARMNYTVLGSSVNLAARLCGAAQGLQVICTQATLKEIMDNLPEGWNVHSPHPPAPSPLSQGSERGEGERVQSLGEKTEGVFDLPEELRGVVVSIGPKDSPLYQFRYLYAVKVKGVDDPLPVIEAVSVADESAMKFTVKEFLSDEKAASTEKVFGKYRLIERIGKGGMAEVWKARDMFGNDVAVKMLLAGEGATSEQLHRFMREAEVMKLLDHRNVCRVVDVGQYEGISYIAMELLPGVTLGDLAGSSIAHKDGDTIDTMVSRVEAGRHSPQPPSPLPLSPRDVREGKGVGSKKSEPWEGHAPRTAQLARATDGDSRDGVSVCALPVTHALAIFDGICAGVEFAHEKGIIHRDLKPANVMIKRNGDPVVMDFGLARFERGEGDLTMTQQVVGTIDYMAPEQAELAKKADERSDIFSLGAILYYVLTGEKWFTSSGNILSDIGSLRDKSVVSPRSINGKVPKDLETIVLKALEKDPVRRYQSVKEMRADIARFRADEPIHARPPSVMYIVSKKMQKHKAIIIPSVAAVLIGVVALFIFYGERLKEAFTWKYEFTETFNGGPLDYTNRWYEVFNRERAFDPLKRNAIEHIGMQSNGVFRFSGVLGMEQLQSIATVHGSFRAVFDVQFKRCGVFQLLIENADTNTQERYAVYNISSTPSDVYFTKNGVMLDTAVLGSYLKLDRRYSLVMEKDGNTVRMYIDGKRIIEFYDQDTIPGAGDYRVSIAGKEGEVIDIHAVRVYSMGLPEKTGTIIAADTLYRLGYYSNAAVEYGSIASQYSGEMSERAEFQIAMSRLRGGDANAAERSFEQYTRKHPKSFYAAYALYERGKIHLDLGDTNEANAIFEQIAKYQHHPACKLVMYQITKQYMNVFNGYRSGARDEKLFSQFENARVAIRRWESILHVSGRNNSFLRRAAEFLQAAGMYDDVIKKYPDQRHQVAWTLYRLGRYDDILKYYPEQRAVCSFTFHTLGRRKEIVDKYPDQRIECASAYRQMGQPERVLREYPDQRFHCALALTELGRNDEVLRNYSDQRYPCARALNRLGRYDEVFRDYSDQREQCAAALKMQGKFKDIVDKYPDQRWYCANAMIALGRFDELLTKYHDQKRICQYAILALGDYQSTLSNCMGQYDCHAIALLYTKQFTNILSNYSDQREKCARTYLHLGEYAYVLSNYTEQREKCSLALTALGDYSGAVSNYPYENDAVYFARSLRALARYIDGDRLSAFEEFSSLSKEAIDYNRWMMHHQFSHFLLPGYLRFMSDRDTVLAKEYKRIFTDHSNAWGGELAISAAYLAGKTNEAAMEDLMRAHYIPTRIALLKGMRLEYVRKPKDALPFYREYAAYTQPEREFDPAMDKFVAWRIRILSGK